A region from the Linepithema humile isolate Giens D197 chromosome 1, Lhum_UNIL_v1.0, whole genome shotgun sequence genome encodes:
- the Rip11 gene encoding rab11 family-interacting protein 2 yields MWSPTHVQVTVQRAKDLLTKGKHKTNDCFVTIALGKEKYQTSVKEKATKDVEWHEECELLIPEQGNTAEIVLTALHRNFLGVDEFLGTISIPLSSFDVYERPKNRWYTLNSKPGKENTKERGELEVRIGFIVKAGSLTDLSKKERHKSSLGQLSTAAQSIGGSLLSIGSLEKRKGLKKLAKSIGNKVKGKSKNRLDGNNLDEKEEHQVKVTRQEPGEADPGVISEDEDEFTFDDLSHKSSASSLNAPVPNVNNSNANGITNGSQNISSNEVHTPPAPINTAPSKPPRFVMSASATNLSKVDNLTKDDEWGLKLYGKQASSVPKRWESKPKIVVDEVQDKHDASPTRSRSPVVLKLKDPPEPPSPAPREILYSRINKDEKLATSKEKLTKEDKSKDKKDDKHGQRSPKEEKHAKKDKKKDKESKFKDDENYLSSERIIIGGEDAIKNIANLKSRLPHEVLNQFNGKSREDLIELTLQLQAQITEKNKRLNDLEDYIDALLLRVIECSPRLLQNPYQRRLSSPGNQ; encoded by the exons TTCAGAGAGCCAAGGACTTACTTACGAAAGGGAAACACA AGACCAACGATTGTTTCGTGACGATCGCCCTCGGCAAGGAAAAGTATCAGACGTCGGTGAAGGAGAAGGCCACTAAGGACGTGGAATGGCACGAGGAATGCGAGCTGCTGATCCCAGAACAAGGCAATACCGCAGAGATTGTCCTCACCGCCCTCCATCGCAATTTCCTAGGCGTCGACGAGTTCCTCGGCACTATCAGCATACCGCTTTCCAGCTTTGATGTGTACGAAAGACCCAAGAACAGATG gTATACTCTTAACAGCAAGCCAGGCAAAGAAAATACAAAGGAAAGAGGGGAACTCGAAGTGAGAATCGGCTTTATCGTGAAAGCCGGAAGTTTGACCGATCTAAGTAAGAAGGAGCGTCACAAAAGTTCACTGGGCCAATTATCTACCGCTGCACAATCAATCGGTGGCAGTTTGCTCAGTATCGGTAGCCTCGAGAAGCGCAAGGGTCTCAAGAAGCTAGCCAAATCAATCGGAAACAAAGTCAAAGGCAAGAGCAAAAATCGACTTGACGGAAACAATTTGGATGAGAAGGAGGAACATCAGGTTAAAGTTACGCGGCAGGAACCAGGTGAGGCTGATCCTGGAGTTATTAGTGAGGATGAAGATGAATTTACA TTTGATGATTTGTCTCACAAGAGTTCGGCTTCGTCGCTGAATGCACCTGTACCGAATGTAAACAACAGCAATGCCAATGGCATTACGAATGGCTCGCAGAACATTAGCTCCAATGAAGTGCACACTCCACCGGCACCAATTAATACCGCGCCCAGTAAACCACCGCGGTTTGTCATGAGTGCATCCGCTACAAATTTATCGAAGgttgataatttaacaaaagacGACGAGTGGGGCTTGAAGCTGTATGGCAAGCAAGCAAGCAGTGTGCCTAAGAG ATGGGAAAGCAAACCTAAGATTGTGGTGGATGAGGTGCAGGATAAACATGATGCATCGCCGACTCGTTCGCGATCTCCAGTTGTGTTGAAATTAAAAGATCCCCCAGAACCGCCTAGTCCAGCGCCGAGAGAGATCCTTTATTCTAGGATTAATAAGGATGAAAAACTCGCCACGAGTAAAGAGAAACTTACGAAGGAAGACAAGTCGAAAGATAAGAAGGATGATAAACACGGTCAGCGAAGTCCCAAAGAAGAGAAGCACgcgaagaaagataaaaagaaggACAAAGAGAGCAAATTTAAGGATGACGAGAATTATCTGTCCTCGGAAAGGATCATCATCGGTGGCGAGGAtgcgattaaaaatatcgcgaattTGAAGAGTCGCTTGCCGCATGAAGTCCTTAATCAGTTCAACGGAAAATCGAGAGAA GATCTAATAGAATTGACACTTCAACTGCAAGCGCAAATTACAGAGAAGAACAAAAGACTCAACGATCTGGAAGATTACATCGATGCATTATTGTTACGCGTGATCGAATGTTCGCCGCGTCTACTTCAGAATCCTTACCAGAGGCGATTATCATCCCCAGGAAATCAGTAG
- the LOC137001899 gene encoding uncharacterized protein has protein sequence MTRITEDTVVLSSEVSDIDAEELSDTASDKSSNISDLEFQSFSSQKIVKEKITEIEEDNDVPSSSSESVTFKNNKSKKSNKRKATLSLSDKAENLNPVQRTKLHNNCIENNECTQVIANACYEQVKVLIQKKMDNIKKSILYDIRKGFEELQNNLLLNLSHKDKMNPVSALKQIIGFTLPISILDDFDTLDASMDVDEKKNALRTLFEKYVDVASTHRKAIHNALSAVMTKDVQILFTAFGRQKNKTKKLNFSKTKIYSLLMDIFVSKFGTKEEREINSSLSRWFSGAVDRCGGRKERENVGKNVN, from the exons ATGACACGCATTACAGAAGACACTGTTGTACTTTCAAGTGAAGTATCTGATATAGATGCTGAAGAATTGTCAGATACAGCATCAGATAAATCAAGTAATATCAGTGATTTAGAATTTCAATCGTTCTCAagtcaaaaaattgtaaaagaaaaaattacggAAATAGAAGAAG ATAATGACGTTCCAAGCAGTTCATCAGAATcagttacttttaaaaataacaaaagtaaaaaaagtaacaagcGTAAagcgactctctctctctctgacaaagccgaaaatttaaatcctgtgcaaagaacaaaattacacaataattgtatagaaaataatg AATGCACTCAAGTCATTGCTAATGCTTGCTATGAACAAGTAAAAGTActtatacaaaaaaagatggataacataaaaaaaagtattttatacgatataCGGAAAGGATTTGAAgaattacaaaacaatttattattaaatttatcacacaaagataaaatgaatCCAGTTTctgctttaaaacaaattattggtTTTACATTACCGATATCTATATTAGATGATTTTGATACTTTGGATGCCTCAATGGACgttgacgaaaaaaaaaatgccttg cgtacgttatttgaaaaatatgttgatGTAGCTTCAACACACAGAAAAGCTATACATAATGCTTTATCAGCTGTAATGACTAAAGATGTCCAGATATTATTTACTGCTTTTGgtcgacaaaaaaataaaacaaaaaaattaaactttagcAAAACGAAAATTTATAGCTTACTTATGG atATTTTCGTAAGTAAATTTGGAActaaggaagaaagagaaataaattcttcctTGAGTCGATGGTTTTCGGGAGCAGTAGATCGGTGCGGAGGTcgcaaagaaagagaaaatgttggaaaaaatgtgaattaa
- the LOC136996905 gene encoding gastric triacylglycerol lipase-like, with protein sequence MSLPIFLLAILASVSATMLESLLTSLPELDPKDRIPEIEIAPTPAIGPEDAKLTTIELISKNGYNGELHTVTTSDGYILELHRITGRANSTKPKVQKSIAFVMHGILCSLAAWVLAGSKKSLGFILADAGYDVWLGNARGSLYAREHTHSSVKEKDYWDFRCG encoded by the exons ATGTCGTTGCCAATTTTCCTTCTCGCAATTCTGGCATCCGTAAGTGCCACGATGCTAGAATCTCTGCTGACCTCATTGCCAGAGTTGGATCCAAAGGATCGGATCCCGGAAATCGAGATTGCGCCAACTCCTGCAATTGGTCCTGAAGATGCGAAGCTCACCACC ataGAACTGATAAGCAAGAATGGTTATAATGGCGAACTACACACAGTAACCACTTCCGATGGTTATATTTTGGAATTACATCGAATAACAGGTCGAGCTAATTCCACCAAACCCAAAGTGCAAAAATCCATTGCATTTGTAATGCATGGTATTCTTTGTAGCTTGGCAGCTTGGGTTCTTGCTGGATCCAAGAAAAGTTTAG GATTTATTCTTGCGGATGCGGGATATGATGTGTGGCTCGGTAACGCGCGTGGCAGTCTGTATGCTCGTGAACATACGCACTCTTCTGTCAAAGAGAAGGATTATTGGGATTTCAg ATGTGGATAG
- the LOC105667315 gene encoding lipase 3-like — MQIHTLLTYCSWHEIGTRDLPAMIDYALETTGQDQLFYLGHSQGTTSFFVMAVELPEYQSKIKAMFAMAPIAYCGRMKSPFLQLLSQFTVTMDKMSSLIGVHELAPSSEFTNTVQQIVCAENAMTQAICSNTLFLVAGFNPKQMDKSLLLVILGHVPAGSSVKQIIHYGQLIRSGLLISPGKFKQYDNGPISNKKEYASLTPPNYDVTKIKVPVALHYSKNDWLANVKDVEKLYG; from the exons ATGCAAATTCATACTCTTCTTACATATTGCAGCTGGCACGAGATTGGCACCCGCGATCTTCCGGCGATGATAGATTACGCACTGGAGACTACTGGACAAGATCAACTGTTCTACTTAGGGCACAGCCAGGGTACCACTTCCTTCTTTGTCATGGCAGTGGAACTACCCGAGTACCAGAGCAAAATCAAGGCGATGTTCGCCATGGCTCCGATCGCTTACTGCGGTAGAATGAAGAGTCCCTTCTTGCAGTTACTGTCACAATTTACCGTCACCATGGAT AAAATGTCTTCATTAATTGGCGTACACGAACTCGCTCCTAGTAGCGAATTCACGAACACAGTTCAACAGATAGTGTGCGCGGAAAACGCTATGACGCAAGCAATTTGTTCAAATACGCTCTTTTTAGTTGCTGGATTCAACCCTAAACAAATGGATAAG AGTCTTTTACTGGTGATCTTGGGACATGTTCCCGCTGGTTCATCCGTAAAGCAAATCATTCATTATGGACAACTCATCAGATCTG GGTTACTTATTTCTCCGGGGAAATTTAAACAGTACGATAACGGACCGATCAGTAATAAGAAAGAATACGCATCGCTTACTCCACCGAATTATGATGTGACCAAAATTAAAGTGCCAGTTGCGCTACATTACAGCAAGAACGATTGGTTAGCGAATGTCAAG GATGTGGAAAAACTATATGGCTAA
- the LOC105667306 gene encoding lipase 3-like — translation MLLLIIVSLILVFVGATPNYSMNYLVDQIPNIPAIDKIPAIEVFEDPQFFVSVHPDAELSALELIKKYGYNGELHKVVTVDGYVLELHRITGRFNSSAVQKPIAFVMHGLLCSSASWVLSGPEKSLGFILSDAGYDVWLGNARGNLYSRKHTTLSTLDKEYWDFSWHEIGTHDLPAKIDHILETTGQEKLFYLGHSQGTTAFFVMATELPEYQNKIQAMFAMAPVAYCRRLESPVIQFIATFSGPINVLMKLIGKHQFEPSGEAMKIFQKIVCAEGAITQPLCSNVLFLIAGFNKDQFNKTLLPIILGHTPAGASTKQIMHYTQLINSGTLFGPGKFRQYDHGLIGNMKKYGRPNPPNYDLSKIQVPVSLHYSTNDWLANIKDVNVLYKELRNPLGKFRVPHEKFNHLDFMWAINVKELLYEKILSLMTHFSQ, via the exons ATGTTACTGCTGATTATTGTTTCTTTGATTCTGGTGTTTGTGGGTGCGACACCAAACTATTCGATGAATTATTTGGTGGATCAGATACCAAATATTCCAGCAATAGACAAGATACCGGCAATCGAAGTATTCGAAGATCCGCAGTTTTTCGTATCTGTACATCCAGATGCAGAGCTTAGCGCT CTTGAACTGATAAAGAAATATGGCTATAATGGCGAACTGCACAAAGTGGTCACTGTCGACGGTTACGTTTTGGAGCTACATAGAATAACAGGGCGATTTAATTCTAGTGCGGTACAAAAACCAATTGCGTTCGTGATGCATGGTCTTCTGTGCAGTTCAGCAAGTTGGGTCCTTTCTGGACCTGAAAAAAGCTTag GATTTATTCTATCGGATGCGGGATATGATGTGTGGCTTGGTAACGCGCGTGGCAATTTGTATTCCCGTAAACATACAACCTTGTCCACATTAGATAAAGAATACTGGGATTTCag TTGGCATGAAATCGGCACGCATGATCTTCCTGCGAAAATAGATCATATCCTGGAGACAACCGGTCAAGAAAAGCTATTTTATTTAGGGCACAGCCAGGGTACTACTGCTTTCTTCGTTATGGCAACGGAATTACCCGAGTATCAGAATAAAATCCAAGCGATGTTCGCCATGGCTCCAGTTGCTTATTGCAGGAGACTGGAGAGTCCTGTTATACAATTTATCGCAACATTCTCTGGCCCTATTAAC GTGCtgatgaaattaattggaAAGCACCAATTCGAGCCTTCTGGTGAAGCTAtgaagatatttcaaaaaatagtcTGTGCGGAAGGTGCTATCACACAACCCTTGTGCTCAAACGTGCTTTTCCTAATCGCAGGGTTCAACAAAGATCAATTTAACAAG ACTCTCTTGCCGATAATCTTGGGACACACTCCCGCTGGTGCAAGTACAAAACAAATAATGCACTATACGCAACTAATAAACTCTG gGACGTTATTTGGGCCGGGAAAATTTAGACAATATGATCACGGACTAATCggtaatatgaaaaaatacggTCGGCCTAATCCACCAAACTACGATCTAAGCAAGATCCAAGTGCCAGTCTCGCTGCATTACAGCACCAACGATTGGTTAGCAAATATCAAG GATGTAAATGTGTTGTATAAGGAGCTAAGAAATCCCTTGGGTAAATTCCGAGTACCGcatgaaaaattcaatcatTTAGACTTTATGTGGGCTATAAACGTAAAGGAACTTCTGTacgagaaaatattaagtttaatgACACACTTCTCGCAATGA